The following proteins come from a genomic window of Lycium ferocissimum isolate CSIRO_LF1 chromosome 4, AGI_CSIRO_Lferr_CH_V1, whole genome shotgun sequence:
- the LOC132051750 gene encoding uncharacterized protein LOC132051750 isoform X1 produces MSLSIWLFRCGRVISQIKLEIVLSPTIWYAALVPASEGATDTSYSQVASLGILQMNMYMQPLNVYQPSEEELRGYLDPYEDVLCTECQQGGDDALMLLCDICDSPAHTYCVGLGHEVPEGNWYCESCRPTVLASPNPQNLNPMPDNRTNSNFSVGSPRVANVREMFDLNEMYVPDTPLAEESGEFQSPRDGQVSPLTSGIGAFADRRRIQPQIHQLLHNRRRQLGNSLFGSQIARSRELATQPAVAQRAAPHNTFFQGRQPESNARLP; encoded by the exons ATGTCCTTGTCGATTTGGTTGTTCAGATGTGGAAGAGTGATTTCCCAAATCAAGCTTGAAATTGTTCTTTCTCCTACGATTTGGTAT GCTGCACTCGTGCCTGCATCAGAAGGTGCAACAGATACTAGTTACTCACAAGTTGCTTCTCTTGGAATCCTTCAGATGAACATGTATATGCAGCCATTGAAT GTTTATCAACCATCTGAAGAAGAGCTTAGGGGTTACCTTGACCCATATGAAGATGTATTATGTACAGAGTGTCAGCAAGGTGGCGATGATGCTCTTATGCTACTTTGTGATATCTGTGATTCACCTGCGCATACTTATTGTGTTGGTCTTGGACATGAAGTACCTGAAGGTAACTGGTATTGTGAAAGCTGTCGGCCAACTGTTCTTGCTTCTCCAAATCCACAGAATCTGAACCCTATGCCTGATAATAGAACAAACAGCAATTTTTCTGTTGGGTCACCTCGTGTTGCTAATGTAAGAGAAATGTTTGATCTTAATGAAATGTATGTCCCTGATACCCCTTTGGCTGAAGAGTCAGGTGAGTTTCAATCTCCCCGAGATGGTCAAGTTTCTCCTCTAACTTCTGGGATTGGGGCATTCGCAGACCGACGTAGAATACAGCCGCAAATACATCAACTCCTTCATAATAGGAGGAGACAACTTGGTAATAGTCTCTTTGGCTCTCAAATTGCTCGAAGTAGGGAATTAGCAACTCAACCTGCTGTAGCACAAAGGGCAGCGCCTCATAATACATTTTTCCAAGGAAGGCAACCAGAGAGTAATGCTCGTTTACCTTAA
- the LOC132051750 gene encoding uncharacterized protein LOC132051750 isoform X2: protein MNMYMQPLNVYQPSEEELRGYLDPYEDVLCTECQQGGDDALMLLCDICDSPAHTYCVGLGHEVPEGNWYCESCRPTVLASPNPQNLNPMPDNRTNSNFSVGSPRVANVREMFDLNEMYVPDTPLAEESGEFQSPRDGQVSPLTSGIGAFADRRRIQPQIHQLLHNRRRQLGNSLFGSQIARSRELATQPAVAQRAAPHNTFFQGRQPESNARLP, encoded by the exons ATGAACATGTATATGCAGCCATTGAAT GTTTATCAACCATCTGAAGAAGAGCTTAGGGGTTACCTTGACCCATATGAAGATGTATTATGTACAGAGTGTCAGCAAGGTGGCGATGATGCTCTTATGCTACTTTGTGATATCTGTGATTCACCTGCGCATACTTATTGTGTTGGTCTTGGACATGAAGTACCTGAAGGTAACTGGTATTGTGAAAGCTGTCGGCCAACTGTTCTTGCTTCTCCAAATCCACAGAATCTGAACCCTATGCCTGATAATAGAACAAACAGCAATTTTTCTGTTGGGTCACCTCGTGTTGCTAATGTAAGAGAAATGTTTGATCTTAATGAAATGTATGTCCCTGATACCCCTTTGGCTGAAGAGTCAGGTGAGTTTCAATCTCCCCGAGATGGTCAAGTTTCTCCTCTAACTTCTGGGATTGGGGCATTCGCAGACCGACGTAGAATACAGCCGCAAATACATCAACTCCTTCATAATAGGAGGAGACAACTTGGTAATAGTCTCTTTGGCTCTCAAATTGCTCGAAGTAGGGAATTAGCAACTCAACCTGCTGTAGCACAAAGGGCAGCGCCTCATAATACATTTTTCCAAGGAAGGCAACCAGAGAGTAATGCTCGTTTACCTTAA